The Toxorhynchites rutilus septentrionalis strain SRP chromosome 3, ASM2978413v1, whole genome shotgun sequence genome includes a region encoding these proteins:
- the LOC129773877 gene encoding uncharacterized protein LOC129773877, giving the protein MAETRTAAQMLSRRETLLTSLGRAEAFIEGYVAERDQAQVSVRLQYLDGIWNGLEAVQAQLEDNETTDEGRAEHACVREQFESRLFEIKASLLAKLPPLPVIQDHSPPPIRSSSTLSGIKLPTTSLPEFDGDYMQWLAFHDTFMALIHSNPELPDIQKFHYLRAAVKGEAAQLIESIGISSVNYALAWRTLESRYSNDYLLKKRHLQALFDIPRMKKESAATLHSLVDDFERHTKILQQLGEPTDSWSAILEHLLCTRLHDDSLKAWEDHASTVENPDYACLIDFLQRRTRVLESISVNHHTAESSSGHSHSSKRNHSHSQFRLTSCASTTSSGGKCSACGEAHFIARCSKIQSLPMRDRHKLVTSKRLCHNCLSSGHFVRNCSSTLNCRKCNRRHHTFLHETDSRKASSQNASSGSTAVSSGSSSTPSPTIEPSTQSIVAAAENAPPVEVSTALQQPRKNVFLLTVVVKVIGSHGSEYLARALLDSASQPNLITDRMARILRLRRQSANVTVQGAGQLSKSITESVFAQVQSRKGNFSCGVNLLVMDKVTADLPSQSISTAGWKIPEDLFMADPSFNESQPIDMVLGARHFYSFFPSNERIQLDRNVPLLVNSVFGWIVAGTSYAGPSTQASMPTASCSEVEISMVSLEECLERFWRTEELTNTDTYSVEERRCETLYQSTVSRNEEGRYIVRYPRKPDFEVMIGESRNNAQRQFEHLEKRLERDPHLKEEYRKFIKEYISLGHMRLVEADDDDAPAYYLPHHPVVKEESTTTKVRVVFNGSAKTSTGFSLNEALCVGPVVQDDLLDIILRFRTFPIALVADIAKMYRQILVHPDDVRFQRILWRFSGKTPIQVYELLTVTYGLAPSSYLATRTLQQLAEDEGAAYPIGGPALKKNFYADDFIGGAQSIEEAIRLRTELDELLPKGGFELRKWASNRLEVLQGLSNEQVGTQSALQFTPEESIKALGIIWEPEGDFLRFDSKMQFSDAVPTKRSILSDTARLFDPLGLIAPVVVRAKIVIQELWLLSCDWDDPVPEPLRSKWESYQQELLKISEHRVDRYALLSDSVVQMHTFADASQSAYGACTYARCEDRQGRVRIQLLASKSRVAPLKRITIARLELCAAVMAAHLHSRIKNAIDIKVSASYFWSDSSVTLHWLRSPPNVWPTYVANRVAEIQQYTQGCEWKHVRGVDNPADLVSRGMTVEDFLNSDLWSRGPDWLSQPSQSWPISIPPGVPKEEVKTIVAVTQASSTINPWFSRWSSYSRLLHIVGYCMRFVRNTRSKVRTQPSHSAVPTSHLLTVEEINKTKAYLTRLAQEDGYSAEIKQLKEGKPVSKQSHIRKMTPFFDPEGVLRVGGRLEFALMPYQAKHPALIPTNHPFTHLIAEHFHRKLLHGGGRFLLTAIREEYWPPRGRRLVHSVVRNCFRYTRLNPVPAQQQLGQLPFHRVVPSRPFSITGVDYAGPVYLRPIHKRASSSKAYLCLFVCFSTKAVHLELVSDLSTQGFLTALRRFIARRGRPSRIYSDNGKNFEGARNELAEMFAKFHDRAQQDEIIATCNDEGITWHMVPPKAPHFGGLWEAAVKVAKKHLYRTLGTTRLSFEEMATVLTQIEAAMNSRPLLPMTEDPNDVAALTPAHFLIGSSLLALPDPDLRHLPAYKLDHYQQLQLHAQQFWMHWKKEYLQELLKDTRCWMRNNDITPGKLVIVVDEMQPPIRWPLARIEAIHPGGDGLTRVVDLRTAGGGIITRPIVKICMLPCSMGTQNDEENSSTIVDAHSTR; this is encoded by the coding sequence ATGGCAGAAACGCGGACGGCGGCGCAGATGCTATCCCGGCGTGAGACGCTGCTTACATCGCTGGGTCGGGCAGAAGCTTTCATCGAAGGATATGTTGCAGAACGGGACCAAGCGCAGGTTTCAGTGCGTCTTCAATACCTCGACGGCATCTGGAATGGGCTCGAAGCTGTGCAGGCGCAGCTCGAGGACAACGAAACTACGGATGAAGGTAGGGCAGAGCATGCATGTGTTCGTGAGCAGTTTGAATCTCGGCTGTTTGAAATTAAAGCTAGTCTCCTTGCAAAATTACCTCCGCTTCCCGTTATTCAAGACCACAGCCCTCCTCCCATTCGTAGTTCCTCCACTCTCTCTGGTATCAAGTTGCCTACGACCTCTTTGCCCGAATTCGACGGTGATTATATGCAATGGCTTGCATTCCACGACACTTTCATGGCGCTCATTCACTCGAATCCGGAGTTGCCGGATATTCAGAAGTTCCACTATCTACGAGCAGCTGTCAAGGGTGAAGCTGCTCAGCTGATAGAATCCATCGGAATCAGTTCCGTCAACTACGCTTTGGCTTGGAGGACTTTGGAGAGCCGCTACTCTAACGACTATTTGCTGAAGAAGAGACACCTGCAGGCGCTCTTCGACATCCCTCGCATGAAGAAGGAGTCCGCTGCGACGTTGCATAGCCTGGTGGATGACTTCGAGCGGCATACGAAGATTCTGCAGCAGCTGGGGGAACCAACCGATTCCTGGAGCGCCATCTTGGAGCATCTTCTGTGCACGCGACTGCACGACGACTCACTGAAGGCTTGGGAGGACCACGCGTCAACAGTGGAGAACCCGGACTACGCCTGTCTCATCGATTTCCTGCAGAGGAGAACCCGAGTGCTGGAATCCATTTCGGTGAATCACCATACCGCCGAGTCTTCAAGTGGTCATTCTCATTCGTCGAAGAGAAATCACTCTCATTCCCAGTTTCGCCTCACTTCTTGCGCATCGACTACCAGCTCTGGGGGTAAGTGCAGTGCTTGCGGCGAAGCGCACTTCATCGCGAGGTGTTCTAAGATTCAAAGCCTTCCGATGAGAGATCGACATAAGTTGGTGACTTCCAAACGGCTATGCCACAACTGTTTGAGCAGTGGACACTTCGTTCGCAATTGTTCCTCCACTCTCAACTGTCGCAAATGTAATCGACGGCATCACACTTTTCTCCATGAAACTGATTCACGAAAAGCCAGTAGCCAAAATGCTTCTTCTGGTTCAACAGCAGTCTCGTCAGGGTCATCTTCCACTCCATCACCTACGATCGAACCTTCTACGCAATCTATAGTCGCTGCTGCCGAAAATGCTCCACCTGTCGAGGTCAGTACTGCTCTACAACAGCCCCGTAAGAACGTCTTTCTGCTCACCGTTGTCGTGAAGGTCATCGGTTCCCACGGTTCGGAATATCTCGCTCGCGCTCTCCTGGACAGTGCATCGCAACCAAACCTCATCACAGATCGGATGGCGAGGATTCTACGACTACGTCGACAGTCTGCAAATGTAACGGTCCAAGGGGCAGGTCAGCTTTCGAAATCGATCACTGAATCCGTCTTCGCTCAGGTGCAATCCAGGAAGGGCAACTTTTCTTGTGGTGTGAATTTGCTCGTGATGGATAAAGTGACCGCCGATCTTCCGTCGCAAAGCATTTCCACTGCAGGATGGAAAATTCCGGAGGATCTCTTCATGGCTGATCCTTCGTTCAACGAGAGCCAACCAATAGATATGGTTCTAGGCGCCAGGCACTTCTACTCCTTCTTCCCCAGCAACGAACGCATCCAGCTTGACAGAAACGTCCCACTTCTAGTCAATAGCGTCTTCGGATGGATCGTGGCCGGTACTTCGTATGCTGGCCCATCCACGCAGGCATCGATGCCAACCGCCTCGTGTAGTGAAGTTGAGATTTCCATGGTTTCTCTGGAGGAATGTTTGGAGAGATTCTGGCGAACAGAGGAGCTGACCAACACCGATACATATTCTGTAGAGGAGCGAAGATGCGAGACCCTGTATCAGTCTACTGTCTCCCGAAATGAAGAAGGACGCTACATCGTGCGTTATCCCCGCAAACCCGACTTTGAAGTCATGATTGGTGAATCCCGAAACAATGCCCAGCGACAATTCGAACACTTGGAAAAGCGACTGGAACGGGATCCACATTTGAAAGAAGAATATCGCAAGTTTATCAAGGAGTATATCTCTCTCGGCCACATGCGGTTGGTCGAAGCTGACGATGATGATGCTCCTGCGTACTACCTGCCCCACCACCCCGTAGTTAAGGAGGAAAGTACGACGACCAAGGTTCGGGTCGTGTTTAACGGCTCAGCGAAAACTTCCACCGGCTTCTCGCTTAATGAAGCTCTTTGCGTGGGTCCCGTGGTGCAGGACGATCTTCTGGATATTATTCTTCGATTCCGTACCTTCCCCATCGCTCTCGTTGCCGACATTGCCAAAATGTACCGGCAAATACTCGTACACCCCGATGACGTCAGGTTCCAGCGCATCCTGTGGCGATTTTCCGGGAAAACACCAATTCAAGTATACGAGTTGCTAACCGTGACGTACGGCTTGGCTCCATCTTCCTACCTGGCCACACGCACACTGCAGCAGCTAGCGGAAGACGAAGGCGCAGCGTATCCGATTGGCGGTCCAGCGCTCAAGAAGAACTTCTACGCGGACGACTTCATTGGTGGTGCCCAATCTATTGAAGAAGCGATCCGTCTGCGTACCGAGCTCGACGAGCTACTACCGAAGGGTGGTTTCGAGTTGCGGAAGTGGGCCTCTAACCGTCTTGAGGTGTTGCAAGGTCTCAGCAACGAGCAAGTTGGGACACAATCCGCCCTTCAGTTCACTCCTGAGGAATCCATCAAAGCGCTTGGGATCATTTGGGAACCTGAAGGCGATTTTCTCCGTTTTGATTCCAAGATGCAGTTCAGCGATGCAGTTCCAACCAAGCGGTCCATTCTGTCCGATACAGCCAGGCTTTTCGATCCTCTTGGACTCATCGCCCCGGTGGTCGTTCGTGCTAAAATCGTTATCCAGGAATTATGGCTGCTTTCCTGCGACTGGGATGACCCGGTACCAGAACCCCTCCGTTCGAAATGGGAATCTTATCAACAGGAGCTATTGAAGATCTCCGAACATCGTGTAGATAGATACGCCCTTCTTTCCGATTCCGTCGTTCAGATGCATACTTTCGCTGATGCATCCCAGTCCGCATATGGTGCCTGCACCTACGCCCGATGCGAAGACAGACAAGGGCGAGTAAGAATCCAGCTTCTAGCTTCGAAGTCCCGTGTAGCGCCGCTGAAACGAATCACAATCGCCCGCTTGGAACTGTGTGCGGCTGTGATGGCCGCTCATCTACACTCTCGCATCAAGAATGCCATTGACATCAAGGTTTCCGCTTCTTACTTCTGGTCGGATTCCTCAGTGACACTGCATTGGTTGCGGTCACCTCCAAACGTCTGGCCTACATACGTGGCAAACCGAGTGGCTGAAATACAGCAGTACACACAAGGCTGCGAATGGAAGCATGTTCGTGGAGTTGACAACCCTGCCGACTTGGTCTCTCGAGGAATGACGGTCGAAGACTTCCTGAACAGCGACTTGTGGAGTCGTGGCCCCGATTGGTTATCTCAGCCATCTCAAAGCTGGCCAATTTCGATTCCTCCGGGTGTTCCAAAGGAAGAGGTGAAAACCATCGTGGCGGTCACTCAAGCGTCATCAACAATCAATCCGTGGTTCTCTCGCTGGTCCTCCTATAGTCGCTTGCTTCATATCGTCGGATACTGTATGCGCTTCGTCAGAAACACCCGATCGAAAGTCCGCACACAACCTTCACACTCAGCTGTTCCCACTTCACACCTGCTCACCGTAGAGGAGATCAATAAGACCAAAGCATATCTGACCCGATTGGCCCAGGAAGATGGCTATTCCGCCGAAATAAAGCAGCTGAAGGAGGGGAAGCCCGTTTCAAAACAGTCGCACATCCGTAAAATGACTCCATTCTTCGATCCAGAGGGAGTCTTGAGAGTGGGAGGACGTCTTGAATTTGCTCTTATGCCCTACCAAGCTAAACATCCTGCCCTAATCCCTACCAACCATCCGTTCACCCACCTAATCGCTGAACACTTCCATCGCAAACTGCTTCACGGCGGCGGGCGCTTTCTGTTGACTGCCATTCGCGAGGAGTATTGGCCACCCAGAGGTCGAAGGCTCGTCCACAGTGTGGTTCGGAACTGCTTCCGATATACGCGTCTCAACCCAGTACCGGCTCAGCAGCAACTAGGACAGCTGCCTTTCCATCGAGTCGTTCCAAGCCGTCCGTTCAGCATCACGGGAGTTGACTACGCTGGTCCTGTATATCTTCGCCCAATCCACAAACGCGCCTCGTCATCAAAAGCGTATCTGTGCCTCTTTGTGTGCTTTTCGACCAAAGCAGTGCACTTAGAGTTGGTCAGCGACCTATCTACTCAAGGTTTCCTGACTGCTCTTCGACGCTTTATTGCCCGACGTGGAAGGCCTTCCCGCATCTATTCGGACAACGGGAAGAACTTCGAAGGAGCAAGAAACGAGCTAGCTGAGATGTTCGCCAAATTCCACGACCGAGCCCAGCAGGACGAAATCATTGCCACCTGCAACGACGAAGGTATCACCTGGCACATGGTTCCTCCAAAAGCTCCACATTTCGGTGGCCTGTGGGAGGCAGCCGTCAAAGTGGCGAAAAAGCACCTCTACCGAACCCTGGGAACAACTCGCTTATCGTTCGAGGAAATGGCCACCGTCCTCACGCAAATTGAAGCAGCCATGAACAGCCGACCATTGCTTCCGATGACCGAAGACCCCAACGACGTGGCCGCTTTGACTCCAGCTCATTTCCTCATCGGATCATCGCTGCTTGCTCTGCCCGACCCAGATCTGCGACACCTGCCTGCGTACAAACTTGACCACTACCAGCAGCTGCAACTGCATGCGCAGCAATTCTGGATGCATTGGAAGAAGGAGTATCTGCAAGAGCTGCTGAAGGACACCCGATGTTGGATGCGCAACAACGACATTACTCCGGGAAAGCTTGTCATCGTAGTCGACGAGATGCAACCACCGATTCGATGGCCCCTTGCTCGGATCGAAGCCATCCATCCTGGAGGTGATGGATTAACGAGGGTTGTTGATCTACGGACCGCTGGTGGCGGTATCATCACTCGACCTATCGTCAAGATCTGCATGCTTCCGTGTTCCATGGGCACCCAGAACGACGAAGAAAACTCCAGCACCATCGTTGATGCCCATAGCACTAGATAA